A stretch of Arachis hypogaea cultivar Tifrunner chromosome 15, arahy.Tifrunner.gnm2.J5K5, whole genome shotgun sequence DNA encodes these proteins:
- the LOC112748774 gene encoding uncharacterized protein, with the protein MILLNANLHRTLIDQGSSANILFKPAFDKLGLEEKDLKTYPDNLFELGDTLIRPLGYISLYTTFGKDARSKTLSINYIVVDVKSAYIALIGRTTLNWLAAIVSTPHLCMKFPTAKGIFTIKGDQKLARKSYNESLNLKGNPGSKEVNTIELGGIRIREEMRLQPGGKVEEVQIGDHPNKITNIGANLEGNLKEQLVGLLRKNSNLFAWKTSDMPGIDSDLMSHKLTIYPGSRPIQQKRRKLGPERTQVVQEQLQALLKAGFIREVKECGEYIPVTNEQSIFLSPGKIHRGVHRRHARQNQRECDIVVRPL; encoded by the exons ATGATCCTCCTGAACGCTAACCTCCATAGAACCTTGATAGATCAGGGCAGCTCGGCGAACATCCTATTCAAGCCTGCCTTCGATAAACTCGGGCTTGAAGAAAAGGACTTAAAGACCTACCCAGACAACCTATTCGAACTGGGGGATACGCTAATCCGACCCCTAGGGTACATATCCTtatacaccacttttggaaaggaTGCAAGGTCGAAGACACTAAGCATCAATTACATCGTGGTTGATGTAAAATCGGCATACATCGCCTTGATAGGTCGAACCACCTTGAACTGGCTTGCAGCTATTGTCTCAACACctcacctctgtatgaagtttccCACAGCGAAAGGAATTTTCACCATTAAGGGAGACCAAAAGCTAGCACGTAAGagctacaatgaaagccttaaTTTAAAAGGCAACCCTGGAAGCAAAGAAGTCAACACAATTGAACTGGGTGGAATTCGAATTCGTGAAGAGATGCGCCTCCAACCTGGAGGCAAAGTAGAGGAGGTACAAATTGGAGATCACCCtaacaaaataacaaatataggGGCTAATCTAGAGGGAAACCTGAAGGAACAGCTCGTCGGACTACTAAGGAAGAATTCcaacctcttcgcctggaaaacCTCTGACATGCCTGGCATAGATTCTGACTTGATGTCCCATAAACTCACAATATACCCGGGCTCTCGACCTATTCAACAAAAGCGTCGGAAGCTCGGACCAGAAAGGACACAGGTCGTGCAGGAGCAATTACAAGCCTTGCTCaaagcagggttcataagggag GTTAAAGAATGCGGGGAATACATACCAGTGACTAATGAACAAAGTATTTTCCTCTCACCTGGGAAAATTCATAGAGGTgtacatagacgacatgctcgtCAAAACCAGAGAGAATGCGACATTGTTGTCCGACCTCTCTGA